atttcatattGAAACCTTCCGTAATATTATGCATATGAGTATATgggtatatatatacatacatatataacatattCTAACTAACGACTAAGAACCAAGATATGGAAATATCCATAGTTTGCAGAAttactttagtttattattaactcGGCTcactatgtatatatatataaatatatatgtatgtatgtatgtacttaacATTGAAGCTTTTTAAACgctaataaatcaaaagagCGTTAGTTTCCtggaaaaaataaatgcaaagaacGCCCAATTAGGAGATATGTACACTGGAGATAAAGCTAGAGGTGTATCTGGCAATAAGCGAAACTCTTGATAGAtagtttatgtattttactTTACTGTCAAAGGCATTGGAGCAACCTGGACAGGATTCCGTATCCTTTTGCCTTGAACCTTAACGAAATAAGGCACGCTCatgcagagagagagggagtgtgtgtgtggtttagTTCTCGGTACCTTTAAGCAACTTCATGACTTCACCAGCATGTGAGTGAACCGTGTGCATAATTTCCAAGAATTGCTCATGTGATTGTATATGTAGATTAtagtcgtgtgtgtgtgtggatttaCCATGAGAGCCTTTATGGAGCACAGAGAATTCCACGAACAAGCCTTTTTTCACATTACTGTTAATATTggtattattttaatttatatatgtctGTATGAATGCTTTAAGGTTACCTTTAATTTAGATAAGCACACATACTTCAACAATTCCAAGAGCTGGACACAAGGCCCGCGATGATAATAAGCTTTtgcctaaaataaataaatattgtgatAACAAGTAAgagtataaaattaatagagAAATTGCAAAACGCTGAACACTAATAATACGCTGGGAATTCTATAGATTCGTATAGCCCAATTAAATACCATTGGCTATGATCTAAAAACAATCGTATTTCGTGGGAATTTGTtttgagcttttgtttttttataacttaagTGATTgctatttagttttatttgtgcaCTTGTTTACCTGCGTCATTGATATTTCTCCACAGGGTTGAATCTTACGCATATCAGTCATGAACCACATGATAAGGGgtaacacatacatacatacatatatgcactAGACCAgacacatacgtatgtatcttacatgtatgtaaataaatgctgttgtAGGTGTGAAGTTGATTTCGATGgaaatgctaattaaattgccatCGGAATGCCAATTTCATATGAGAACTGTTTATaaacttatacatatacatacacttacatgtgtgtatatgtgttgAGATATTTTCAACTTAAGCGCaatgaatgaattttgtttagcatGGAATTATTGAGGACTACGAAACAAGTGTAGCCGAGCCGAAgcgtaataaataaatctcatttcaattttcttgcGAAATATCcatcaaaatgaaatacacTTTCTCAGGCCACAAGAGGCAACATACACACATCCCCTCCATACCCTCCCACCCATAAATatctacatatacatacatacatacatatgtatgtatatacctCCCTACTTTGTTGTCGGTCTGCTTTGCATGTGATTTTGTTTTCAGCGAAGTTCATTTGCGAATTCCAAGTAACTGCAAAGcgaacaaaaggcaaaagcaaacaaaaaaccgaaaaacgtaaaatgaaaaatacatatctacatacatatgtatgtatatataaccAAGCCAAGTAAAAGATATTTGTACAAGAAAATGTTGACGGCTCCCGGCACCCGGCAAAAAAAGTAATTGAATTCGCTTTAAAAATCCTACGCCACCGACTTCTCTTTGGCAGCTATGACTGCTATATCTCCCCTCTTCCCCACAACcatcatcttcatcatcatcatcatcatcgccaCCTTCTTCTCTTTGGCTGTTAGTTGCTCAAGCTTGACTTGCTGCCGCTCTATCCGCTTCTGACTTCTCACACTGACCGcaatttttttcgctttgtgATGGGACAATTTTCCACGTAAAAACTTGAcaatgaatgtgtgtgtgtgtgagccagaGAGTCTGTGTTGGACCTTATTCACTAAAATGGGGTTTTACTTAAGTAGGAAAATCAAAGGTGGGTTTTAGTGCAAATTgaacatttgaaataaatgcaacttggttttgaaattgcaacaatttcctTAACCTTTTCCTATTATAAACATgagtatttgcatttgaatatttcaattgttcGATTCCACAAATATGACCATGGGCTTCAAACTGTATAATagcttttcaattatttataaacaaacttcCAAAGTGAAATTATTTGGAAATCGCAGTAAGTGGCGTgacatatacataagtatatagtataataataagtatataGGATCCACAtccatgtgtatgtgtgaatgAGTATAATGGggaatacatgcatacatactaTTGTAAAAAACTTAGCTATCgggcaatttttgttttagatCTAATAGTAGTTAACCTCCCTGATTTTGTCCAGTGCTGGCTTCCTACGAAACGTTTATCACCGAATTTTACGACGAACAAGTTATGTATTAGATCATTATCTGTATTTGGATTTCTGATGAAATTTCGCATTGTGTGCTGCATAAAAAAGGCAGACGCGAGATATCAACGAAAAAGTAAACCCACATCAAAGGCAAAAACGGACTTTGGCCCGAAGCGTCAGGTCGTCAGTCGTTCAGTCAGTCGAACACCTTGCAAATTATCTGAGGCGATCCTGTGACTCATGCTCTCCAGACCACTCGTGTGcccacatacatacatacatacatacatgcatatgtatttggaTTACCTATCTACCTAACTACTGCTTGATATATACagtagtaaacaaaaaaattcgGATACTTTAAAAAGACGATTCtacatattttacttttatttagttttttacttgggaatatacatttttatgaaatCCTATACTCtaatgttatcgatactacgaaaataaattttgagaACTTTTCTATATGTGCTAATGTGtcttacaaaaattaaaaacaatttatttttgagcttCTTTTAGAAAAATTCAACGTCACTGCTGATATTGGTTaagttttttgcattttaaggCCATTATGGGTCTCATCGTCATTAGGAATTTTTGAACGTTTTGTTCCCCTTTTAAGATAGGAAAATGCGTTggaaatttaaagcaaacaaatcaatcTTTGATCTAAACATATATTTGGGTTTATATAGTAAGCATTTCTTATTGTTAGTGTCAGGATTTTTTTGTCCACCactgtatatatacaaacatgtCCGTATTTATTGTAGGTTTGCATTTTGAAGCTTCAGGTTTCCATTGAAAGTTGCTTTAGGAGCGCGCGCGGATTTCAtcattgttattaatatacatacatatgtgtgtgtgtgtgtacactgAAGTCgtttgcatacatataaagaGTCGCTGCGTCACAGAACGATCGTGTCATTCTGTTGTGCTCATTAAACATCCGAATCCGAATCCATTGAGAAAGGTCGTAGTAGCACGTGCGTGAACCAGTCacgcttctctctctctctctctttctgtcgcTATCTCTGTCTATCTCTTGTTTGCTCACTCAGTCGCTTGTCAATTTCCAATTAGCCAAGCTTAGTTAGCGAACCAAGTGATGCGTCTAAaggaattgaattgaattttaatactGTGCGCAATTTCTGGCTAAAAGCGTTGGCTGACTTTTGAACGGTTTTTATAGCTGTGTCGCATTTCCGGGAAGCATTGCTTTGAGTTTAAATGGCTCTGGCTTTTTATGGAAATGAagaataataatgaaaattcatatagcacagacacatacatttacttgtatgcatatttgtttattgtttaatgcGCTTAAATTAACTGTGTATACGTTCCCCCTATTTTGTATGTGGGTGAGTGATTCCTGGAAACTTAAAGTACGTGAAAAGccataattattaattaagcagATATAATTGGTAAATTCAACAGAACAGTTGCCTAGGCAGTGAGCAATAGGAAGTTGCCAATTTGACTCATGAATTCACACTGATTTCActtgattaaatataaatgtatttacatCAGAATGCATCAAAGTATTGGCTTTAAGTACTTGCACTAcattaaactaaattgcaaATCAGCTGCCCGAACTAACTAATTTACTATGACAGATACCCCAACTGTTTCTTGTCCATTTATTGTTGGGAACTTACCACAAAATGTGACTCATTAGCGGTGCCGTTGTCATCACCGTCCTTGGCCATAAAGAATGACGCATCTCAAAAGCTCTAGGCAACGTCGAAACGCATTGATGTTAAAGCGATAAGAatgggacacacacacacacacaccttcaATTATGCGGCAAGAGCAACTACCCAgcgatttcaatttcaaattcagAAGCGTTATCAATGAACATATTTCTATGAATAAGCGCTTACTGTGTAAATTTTGAAGGCGACTCTGCTTTAAAGTCAGGCCCTCGCACTGTTATTACAATTTCAATGATTTGTGAAATGTGCAAGTTCACCCATAAAACGACTGAGAGAGacagggagagagagagagagagatgcaAGCATAGATTGTTCATTATGTGAGCACTCGCTATCTAAATATAGCTGGCGATGGGATGAAGATGTGGTGCGGCAGCAATGCGTGGGATTGGTATGCACGCCATtgttttttatggccaactCCCTTCATTTCCCCTCTCTCACGGCATGAGTCAGTGGCTGTTGCTTTAGTTGCAGCTCCAGTAGCTCCAAGGTTCGTAAGGGAGCAATCAACATGCAAAGTGTCACCCTCTGCTTTTGTATggtctctctctatgtgtgtgtgtgtgtgtgagtgtgtgtgaggggggtcattatattttgtgcaagtgcatttaattgccCAATGACCGCGCACattcaactgcaactgcaactgcaactacagCTCAACTTAAGATTGTAATTAGAGCGAGAATTGCAGACTCCAAGGGTTAACCAGTTGCTCGACCTAGGCCAAGACATTTCACACCGCAACTGGATGAGAAACTTGACAatgcaaaaaatcaaaaatgtgTATTCAATTtcacaactttaatttgttttctacTATTCCAGACCTCTAAGCTGAAGTGATCCCTGAGCGTAAAGAAGAGAGCAAGACAGAGGGCGAGCGATATAGTTTTCAATGGGTCATCAGTTGAGCAAGCCAACTTTCGTCATTGCCAAGAAAAGCAGAAACAGTCAAGCCATTAAGCCTGCAGTTAAAGCAGAGCacgaggagcagcagcagcagaagcagcaagaGGAGCAACTAGATCAGAAGAAGCCGCAAGTGGCCAGAGGAAGCGTCGACAGCCTAGTGGCGTCCTCCGACGTGCGAcaaatcataattaaaatccAACTAGCTAAAATGGAGAATGGCAACGAGGTCATGGCGCAGGAGGCTGCGGGCGCCGGTGACCAAATGTATGTGGATACGCTCaatgcaaatgagcaaatTGTGAATGTAACTCTTGGAACGGGTGTTGCGGGtgctgttggtgctggcgCAGGTGTGGCTAGTCGAACTGCGGGCAGTTCAACGGAAGCGTCAAAAACCGACGAAAGACAAATCatgaataacaacaatttagcgGGAAGCGTTGCGTCGGCGTCGGCTGCGGTCAAAACGCTACAATTGCACGACTACGCCAACGATGACGACGCTGCCGATGATTCGTTGTTGCGTCGACGTCGCAGCGACGAAGGCGTTGATTACTGTGAAGTGATggagccgcagtcgcagtcgcagccaaGAGCAGTCAGCGAAATGTTGTCGAACGGAACACAACGCACTCCAGGTAAGCAGCTCTCTCTAGCATTTTTCGCTCTCacttctctcactctctctctctctctcaattaGTTTGAGTGCTCTCTTTTGCGTTTCTGAAATGATAGattcttgctttatttttcaacAGCGTCGAGCAGTCAAAgtggcaacagctgttgtcgcagtcgcagtagGAAGGATCTCTCCTTTGGCGctggaacagcagcaggaatAACTGTGGCGGGggccagcggcaacagcaagcgacgatgctgcaaatgcaaatgtcgcGATGCATTCCGTGGACTTCGCGGCATGCTGGagtcaagcagcaacagcagcagcagcagcagtgctaGCGGCAAGGATAAACGTGAATCAGCAGCCAGCACGCAGTCTCGCAGCAAGGGGCGCAGTAGCGTCGACAGGCGTTCTACACCTGCCACACTTGGtgctggcagcggcagcgcagcagccacGCGTCTACAGAGCCAAAGGCAGCGCAATTCAGTGGCTGTTGCCGACTCCTCCAATCATCTGGCGATTTGGGCCGCGCCCGCCAATGGCCAAGGCAATGTCATCATCCACATTAGATCGCCGCAACAGCCGCAGTTTATGCTGGACTCATGTGCGGCGCCTCTGGTAACAATGGGTCCCAATATACGGCTGCTGGCAACACCGACAGAAGCCGCTGTGACTGCTAATCTGCCTACGCAGCCAATAGAAGCGCCACGTTCCGCGCCTGCGCCTGTGCCTGTGCTGCCTGTGAACGCTTATGGCGCTGGAGTCACGGTGCATTCACAGATAGATTTTATGCACTGCCTGGTGCCTGACTTGGAGCgaatcatcaacagcagcttcTACTGGGGTAAAATGGATCGCTATGAGGCGGAACGTCTGCTCGAGGGCAAGCCCGAGGGCACATTCCTCCTGCGAGACTCCGCCCAGGAGGAGTTCCTCTTCTCTGTCACATTCCGCAAATATGGACGCTCGCTTCACGCACGCATCGAGCAGAGCGGCCACAAGTTTAGGTATGTGCCACACGCTCCTTTTGTTAGATTTATATGAAATGCGACTAACGCCCTTACTTATGTATCTATTGTAGCTTTGATTGTCATGATCCGTGCGTGTTTACTGCGCTTACAGTCACGGGTCTGCTGGAGCATTATAAGGATCCCACGTGCGTCATGTTCTTCGAGCCCTGCCTCACCATGCCGCTGCATCGGCGGCAGACCTTTTCGCTGCAGCAGTTGGCGCGTGCCACAATCGTCTCGAATACCAGCTACGATGGCATCAATCAGCTGGAGCTGCCGGGTCGCCTGAAGAGCTACCTGAAGGAGTATCACTACAAGCAGAAGCTGCGCGTTAAGCCCTGCGATGCAAACACGCCAGCGCCGTATTATGCCAACATATAGTCCGCGGCAACATCGGGGGCAACAACATTGCCGGATGTGGCgctgttgcaagcagcgaTACCACCGCCTCCGGCAGGCTTCTCCTACTACGAGGACATGGACAGCGGCAGTGATTCGGATGCGGACGATGATGATGCGGATGAGGCGGTGTCCTATGTGCAGCATGACGAAGTGGTTGCCCAACTGCGTGCCAATTCCAGCAAAAACTCTGcacatcattatcatcatcatcatccgaattatcaactgcagcagcaactcttCCGGCTGCCCCATCGTTTTGCCAATGCACTTGGACGCATGTCCGCCAATCTCAATTGCTATAGGCAGGTTGCCACGCCGTCACCACGTAGCCGCAGCTCGCGTGGCACCCAAACGCGTCCATAATACCAGCAGACAGCTGCAAACAATGCTTGATAGCTAAACCAAAACACAAATAGTGACAATCCCAGTGCGTCGGTGCGTCCTACTTCAAATTGGCAAGAAATGTAAATTTGATTGCGCACGCTAATCGAAATAGGACTTGGCCTTAAGTAACCATAAGTATTACATAATCAATAATCCATAACTATCTCCTATACCATATGcctaaatacatatgtatgtacatatatgtatacgcaTTATTACCCATACCAACTCGCTCcgcatttgttttgcatagACACAGCACAGAAAAGTTTTAAACAAGTATTTaactaatgcaattttaactTGAAGTGAATTTgttaaagtatttatttatacaagctgtaaattaagttgaaatacacattttaaaatgtatacagTACACGTACATAAATATATCTGTTAAAACTATTTAGGTATAAACATATCTAGAAATATTACAAGTACAACAAATTCCTAGCGTACAACTCTCATTAGCCAAATTTAAAAGTACATATGTAATTAACTCTTATTTAGCTATCaactattttgtattttatttatttattctatttttaaatcaGTGGCTGCGCCTAAAAttgaatacatatatatattttctacgAGTTacatattgtaaatatatacatatacattagTTCATATTTCAATACTCCTATTAGGTGGTTGCTGTTAAtctgtaaaataataaagtatatAGTTGTTTCAACGCTTCAAGAAAATAGTAGCATATCGAAATGTTCTATGATATGTttgaaacaaaacaacaaattacgtGTTTCTTTTTCCTTATTGAGAGTTATGAGACAGTTTATGATTCTGAGCGAAATTGGGTGTAACGCACATCTTGTGAAGTTACATAGAGTAAGTATGTAATTGGATTTATATAGTAAAAAAATTACTCTTTGATTTGCAATCCTATTCGACCTAAGTTGTAGCTGCAGAATTGCTGATGCTTCTGCGTAATCAGTTGAAGTGGCTAAAAATGCAGTGTCGTCGGCGTAAGTTGCAGTAACGAGATCATCTCTTTCTAGCACAGGCATGTCTGCAGTAAAGAGTGTATATAATATGGGGCCTAACACACTTCCCTGTGGGACTCCAGCGTTGACTTCATAGATCTCGGACTCAGCCCATTCGCATCTTAAAAAGGACACAAATGAGGCCTAGAAGATTGCatattgtgtatatttttaatcagGTTGCAAGCTGTAAGCCCagatataagcaaatattagaGTTAGACACTCAAAATTTGGTCTGTGTTCGTGTGATGTCCCATGCTGAAAAAGCTTTGGAGGAAAGAGCAGTAACTCGAAAAATACCCATAGTTGTTAGCCgatcatttttaaatatctatgtatataatataattttttgattaaatttaaattcattttggtCAGTGTAGCTGTcaacatgcaaattaaattgaaattggaaaagtgtaactaattatttaaaaaatatatgttagtAAATATAACTGCTTTATCCGGGCTTCTAAGACTTTAACTACAAATCTAATAATGACTCCTATGTTTTGTATTCCTTATTAAACTTAatcgtttaaatattttatcaatatgcgccaaataaatttacagcattacaaatatttatcgCACGACCTCCACTATACCATTTTGTTATCGTCTTAAAAGTTTATTCCGCCCGACCTCCACATTACTAAAAATTTGTAGtattcttataatttattttttatttattttttttagtgtcAACTATAAACAGTAGaagataaaagaaaaggattacaaaaaacattttaaattaaatttaaaaatgatttaaagttatgtttttgtttttagattttataaacttatagattgggagtgttaaacagacccaacattcgttgcaaggactggagaaaacccaaaaaagttcaaatagatcttttatatatatcagaGGTGTCtgtgttgtttgttgtaatcagcacagagtactCGAAAGGGTTCATGCATTAGTTGTACAAACGTTAAGTGAcaaaggaacaaaatttcgagtatacctagcaggaactgagaaattaagttgactcaacaaGTACGAGGAGTCAATTTCtcccctttaactaatttaaattcaataaacatGACGCCTAACATTAATACCGGCGATTAGCTAACAATgggagattaattaaaagtagacgattagtataagatggtagatcaacttctggaacccagttaaagctTCGCAAagcacataataaaaattttttttggacagattcaatactattcTGATGGTTTGAGTATTGTGGAGAACCAAACACAAGAGCTatattccagaatcggacGAACAAAAgatgtataaagtaatttaattgtaaggGTCATCCAAATTGCTTTTAGCCCATATGTTGATAAAACCGAGAACTTGAATttgccttactgacagttagaAAAACATGctttagcttactatcaagggAATACCTAAGTCATTACTTCTGCTAATCTATTGAGAGGTAACTGATCAATGTGGTAGTCAACTATGTCAGGCGAGGTTCTATCTTAGAGGCAATTACTTACATTAGAACAGTAAGCtttaataagttgtatttacaccaattgacaaagcggtcaagatctgtctgcaataaagtactacCTGACATGTCTCTAAACAATAGGCATagcttcacatcatcagcatacattaGAACGTTTGATCTGAGGGCA
This genomic interval from Drosophila busckii strain San Diego stock center, stock number 13000-0081.31 unplaced genomic scaffold, ASM1175060v1 chrUn_07, whole genome shotgun sequence contains the following:
- the LOC108608569 gene encoding suppressor of cytokine signaling 7, with the translated sequence MGHQLSKPTFVIAKKSRNSQAIKPAVKAEHEEQQQQKQQEEQLDQKKPQVARGSVDSLVASSDVRQIIIKIQLAKMENGNEVMAQEAAGAGDQMYVDTLNANEQIVNVTLGTGVAGAVGAGAGVASRTAGSSTEASKTDERQIMNNNNLAGSVASASAAVKTLQLHDYANDDDAADDSLLRRRRSDEGVDYCEVMEPQSQSQPRAVSEMLSNGTQRTPASSSQSGNSCCRSRSRKDLSFGAGTAAGITVAGASGNSKRRCCKCKCRDAFRGLRGMLESSSNSSSSSSASGKDKRESAASTQSRSKGRSSVDRRSTPATLGAGSGSAAATRLQSQRQRNSVAVADSSNHLAIWAAPANGQGNVIIHIRSPQQPQFMLDSCAAPLVTMGPNIRLLATPTEAAVTANLPTQPIEAPRSAPAPVPVLPVNAYGAGVTVHSQIDFMHCLVPDLERIINSSFYWGKMDRYEAERLLEGKPEGTFLLRDSAQEEFLFSVTFRKYGRSLHARIEQSGHKFSFDCHDPCVFTALTVTGLLEHYKDPTCVMFFEPCLTMPLHRRQTFSLQQLARATIVSNTSYDGINQLELPGRLKSYLKEYHYKQKLRVKPCDANTPAPYYANI